From a single Notolabrus celidotus isolate fNotCel1 chromosome 7, fNotCel1.pri, whole genome shotgun sequence genomic region:
- the LOC117815825 gene encoding elongation factor 1-alpha 1-like: protein MGKEKLHINIVVIGHVDSGKSTTTGHLIYKCGGIDKRTIEKFEKEAAEMGKGSFKYAWVLDKLKAERERGITIDISLWKFETSKYYVTIIDAPGHRDFIKNMITGTSQADCAVLIVAAGVGEFEAGISKNGQTREHALLAYTLGVKQLIVGINKMDSTEPNYSQKRYEEIVKEVSTYIKKIGYNPDTVAFVPISGWNGDNMLEPSPNMTWFKGWKINRKDGNASGTTLLEALDAIQPPSRPTDKPLRLPLQDVYKIGGIGTVPVGRVETGILKPGMVVTFAPVNVTTEVKSVEMHHEALTEALPGDNVGFNVKNVSVKDIRRGNVAGDSRSDPPQEAAGFVSQVIILNHPGQISAGYAPVLDCHTAHIACKFAELKEKIDRRSGKKLEDNPKFLKSGDAAIVDMVPGKPMCVESFSEYPPLGRFAVRDMRQTVAVGVIKGVEKKAPTSGKITKSAQKAQKVK from the exons ATGGGGAAGGAGAAACTCCACATAAACATTGTGGTAATAGGACATGTCGACTCAGGCAAGTCTACCACCACCGGCCACCTCATCTACAAGTGTGGGGGCATTGACAAAAGAACTATTGAGAAGTTTGAGAAGGAAGCTGCTGAG ATGGGAAAAGGTTCCTTCAAATATGCCTGGGTTTTGGACAAGCTGAAGGCAGAGCGTGAGCGGGGCATCACCATCGACATCTCTCTCTGGAAGTTCGAGACCAGCAAGTATTACGTCACAATCATTGATGCCCCAGGACACAGGGACTTCATCAAGAATATGATCACTGGGACTTCTCAG GCTGACTGTGCTGTGCTCATCGTGGCTGCAGGTGTGGGTGAGTTTGAAGCAGGAATTTCCAAAAACGGACAGACTCGCGAACACGCCCTTCTGGCCTACACCCTGGGAGTGAAGCAGCTCATTGTGGGCATCAATAAGATGGATTCAACTGAGCCTAACTACAGCCAGAAGCGCTATGAAGAGATTGTGAAGGAAGTCAGCACTTACATCAAGAAGATTGGCTATAATCCTGACACTGTGGCTTTTGTGCCCATCTCTGGCTGGAATGGAGACAACATGTTGGAGCCCAGCCCTAAT ATGACCTGGTTCAAGGGCTGGAAAATCAACCGTAAGGATGGTAATGCCTCAGGTACCACACTGCTAGAAGCTCTGGATGCCATCCAGCCTCCTTCACGCCCCACTGACAAGCCCCTCCGTCTGCCTCTGCAGGATGTCTACAAGATTGGAG GCATTGGGACCGTACCAGTAGGCCGAGTTGAGACAGGAATCTTAAAACCTGGCATGGTGGTGACCTTTGCTCCCGTCAACGTGACCACTGAGGTCAAGTCTGTGGAGATGCACCATGAGGCCCTGACTGAAGCGCTGCCTGGTGACAATGTGGGATTCAATGTCAAGAATGTGTCTGTCAAAGATATTCGCCGTGGTAATGTGGCTGGAGACAGCAGGAGCGACCCGCCACAGGAGGCAGCAGGCTTTGTCTCTCAG GTGATTATCCTGAACCATCCTGGTCAGATCAGCGCTGGGTACGCCCCAGTGCTGGACTGCCACACTGCACACATCGCATGCAAGTTTGCAGAGCTCAAGGAAAAGATCGACCGCCGCTCTGGCAAGAAGCTCGAAGACAATCCTAAATTCCTTAAGTCTGGAGATGCTGCCATCGTTGACATGGTCCCTGGCAAGCCCATGTGTGTGGAGAGCTTCTCTGAGTACCCACCACTGG GGAGATTTGCAGTCCGTGACATGCGTCAGACTGTGGCAGTGGGAGTGATCAAAGGTGTGGAAAAGAAAGCTCCCACTAGTGGTAAGATCACCAAGTCCGCACAGAAGGCACAGAAGGTCAAATGA